The genomic interval GAAATAATTTGTTGGGCGCTGCTATTATTAAAGGCCAAAAAGACAAAAACAAACAACAAGTAGTACATTTTTTTCATAATACATTCTAAGTTAAAATACTGAATAAAGTAAAATTAAGTTTTATCCATTAATAATCAAATATTTTCGTCCAAATCAATATGCCTTTGCAAACAACACTCTTTGTTTGGACGGCTTACCTGAGTATACACATATACCCTCTTCCAAAGGATTGTTTAATGGTATACAGCGAATTGTTGCCTTGGTTTCTTCCTTTATTTTTAACTCAGTTTCTATAGTTCCATCCCAATGAGCAAACACAAATCCTCCTTTAGAGTCGATTACTTCTTTAAATTCTTCATAAGTACTCACGTAACTTATCATTGAATCCCTGTAATCAAGAGCCTTTTGATACAAATTACTTTGAATTTGAGTTAGCAAATGTTCTAATTTATTAACTAAGTCTGCTTGTTGCAATGTTTCCTTTTCCTTGGTGTCTCGACGGGCCACCTCTACCGTTCCATTTTCTAAATCCCTTGCTCCTAGTGCAATACGAATAGGTACACCTTTAAATTCATATTCGGCAAATTTCCAACCCGGACGTTGTGTATCTCTATCATCATATTTTACTCGAATATTTCTTGCCTCCAATTCCTTTTTAATTTTTAGTGCAACTTCACTTATTTGCGCCAATTGTTCATCACCTTTGTAAATTGGAACAATCACTACTTGCGTAGGAGCTAATTTTGGCGGTAGCACTAGCCCTTGATCATCGCTATGGCACATAATTAATGCTCCCATCAATCGAGTTGAAACTCCCCAAGAAGTTGCCCATACATAATCTAACTTTCCATCCTTCCCAGTGAATTTAACATCAAATGCTTTGGCAAAATTTTGCCCTAAAAAGTGTGAAGTTCCTGCCTGTAGCGCCTTCCCATCCTGCATTAATGCTTCAATACAAAAGGTTTCAAGAGCGCCAGCAAATCGCTCATTCTCTGTTTTTATGCCCTTAATAACAGGTATCGCCATCCACTCTTCTGCGAAATCAGCATAAATATCAAGCATCTGCCTTGTTTCAACTAATGCTTCTTCAGCTGTGGCGTGCGCTGTATGACCTTCCTGCCATAAGAATTCTGCTGTTCTCAAAAACAAACGGGTACGCATCTCCCATCTTACAACATTCGCCCATTGATTAATCAAGAGGGGCAAATCTCTATACGATTGAATCCAACCTCTGTAAGTGTTCCAGATAATGGTTTCTGAGGTTGGACGAATAATAAGCTCTTCTTCTAATTTAGCAGTTTCATCAACAACTATTTCTCCATTTTCACCATTTTTCAAACGATAATGTGTAACTACTGCACACTCTTTGGCAAATCCTTCCACATGGCTAGCTTCTTTTGAAAAAAAAGATTTAGGTATAAACAATGGAAAATAGGCATTTTGATGACCGGTATCTTTAAACATCTTATCGAGAGCGGCTTGCATTTTTTCCCAAATAGAAAACCCATACGGCTTAATTACCATACAACCTCTTACGGCTGAATTTTCAGCTAAATCAGCCTTTACCACTAACTCATTGTACCACTGCGAATAGTTCTCTTTACGCGTTGAAAATTCCTTGCTCATTTTTTAACTTTTGGTTTTGGTATACTTATTGTAATTTTACTCGGCATTGAAGAATGAACGGCAAAAGTAAAAATTTAAACCATTGCCCTTATTCAGAGTCAATATAATAATTACAATCTAATAAACATGAAAACTACCCTCTATTTATTGCTGTCAAGTATAGTATTTGCCAGCGCATGTAGTTCAACCAATCAATCGGTTAAAAACACTACAGATGATGTTTATTACTCATCACAAGATGCAAAAAAGGAAATTGAAGATAAAAAGGCTGTTTTAGATGCTGCAGCAGAAAAGAATCGATTAAAGAAAACAAACCCTGATAATTATACTAGTTCCGAAAATACGCAACAAGGAACTTCGGAAGTAGTAGCTGATGATTATTATGACCCAAATAGCAGTTCAACCACCAATTCAACTAGCAATACTGAAACAGATGCAAATGGGAATACTTACGTAACGAATAATTATAATACTAACGATTATTCAAGCGATGATTATTACGACTATGCCTATGCTTCGCGTATAAGAAGATTCCACAGACCTTCAAGCTATTGGGGGTATTATGATCCGTTTTATACCGATTTGTATTACTATAATTCCCAACCTTCTTGCTGGGGTACTAGTATATATACCAGCTATAATTTTTGGAGTCCAAATACAACAATTATCATTGGAAGCAATTGGGGGTACAATCCTTGGAGACCCTACGGGTATTATGGTTATTCTACTTGGGGCTATTCTGATCCTTGGTATGGTTACAATTACAATCCTTATGGATTTGGTTATGGTTATGGTGGATATTGGAACGGATATAACCAAGGATATGCAAACGGATATTGGAATGGCTATTATAATGGTTTTTCAAATGCTTATAATGGAACCAATTATTATTACAATAGTTTTGAAAATAAAAACACCTACTATGGTCCGCGAAATTCAACTGCAACCAATGGCACCGGTACTCATGGAAGGGGGCATGACCGAAATACATTCGGCGAAAAATATGAAAGAGCGGTGCTAGTTGACCGTGGAAAAGTGAATGATATTAAGCCCGCTGTAGATGAAGTTAGACCAGTAAAAAATGGTATAAATTCAGAGACCATAAATAGCGGACGCCCAAATACAAAAGGGAATGATGTAAACACTTCCGATATTCCTGGCAAATCAAACACAACCTCGCCTGCAAACACAGGTAGACCAAATAATTCTGCAACTACAAACCCAGCAAACGACTCACCTGTTAAAGGAGGTAATGCAACAAATTCTACAACCGGTAAACCAAAATGGACTACTAAAAATGATGATGTTCCAGTGAAAGGAAACACTTCAGAACCTTTAATCGGGACAGGAAGACCTAACCATTCAAATACCACAACGAATGACGTAAACGAACCTGTTCGACCCAATCCATCAAATGGAGGGGGAAGACCAAATTCAAATTGGAATTCAACCAATACACCTAGAACATCTACAGTTGATGCTCCTGCTAATCCACGAAATGAAAACATAGGAAGACCAAGAACTGAACCGAGCAGAAACCCATCAATACAAAATCAAAATAATGAAACTCCTGTAAATGTTCGTCCTAACCCATCACAAAATGAAGGTCGACCAAGAAGAAATACTCTAGAAAGTGCTCCAAGACAAGATCGCAGTAACAAAAACAATTCGTATCAGCAACCTCGTCAGGAAAGACCTCAATATGAGCAACCACGTCAGGAAAGACCTAACTTTGAACAACCTCGTCAGGAAAGTCCAAGAATGCAGCAAAACACCCCGTCGCAGCGAGAGAATAATTCAACCGGTGGAGGTCGCAGAAGATAATTGTATACAACTTAATTCTTAGAAATGAAAAAACTTGTTTTATCAATAAGTATAGCTACCGCTTTGTGCATAAACACACAAGCACAAAATCAGGTAGATGCCCTTAGGTATTCGCAAATTACTTATGGCGGAACCGCAAGATATGTGGGAGTAGGTGGTGCATTTGGTGCATTTGGTGCAGATGCAAGCACTTTAAGCTCAAATCCTGCAGGAATTGGAATGTATCGAAAATCTGATTTAACCTTTACTCCTACCTTCTATAACGGTAACACTACCAGTACATACAATGGTGCTACTAATAGAGATGCTAAATTGAATTTTAATTTTGGAAATGCTGCCTTTATTATCAACATACCAAAAGCAAAAAATGATGGCAACAAGGAATGGAAGAGTTTTAGTTTTGGAATTTCTTATAATAGACAGAATAATTTCCACAACCGTATTTTCATTGAAAGCAATACGAAAGGTTCTTCACTATTGAAACAATACGTAGCAGAGGCGAATGGTTACAATCCTCTAAGCTTAAATTTATTTGGGAATGATTTAGCATATCAAACCTATTTAATTGACACTATACCGGGAGAAACGAACAGCTATTTTGCAAATACAAATTTCAACTCCTCTACCCATAAAAAATCAATAGAGCAATCGGGCGCTATGGGAGAAACGGCACTTTCATTTGGTGCTAACTACAACAATAAACTATACCTTGGAGCTAGTATCGGGTTTGACAAAATAAAATACGAAGAAAGCTCACGCTATGAAGAAAGCGATAACGATACCGGAAAAACAGGAAATTATATTGCCTTATACAATATGGATTTAAAAAAGTTTGTTTTAGATGAGAAATACAGCACAAGTGGAAGAGGTGTAAACTTAAAAGCGGGTGCTATTTACTCTGTTTTTGATTGGTTAAAAATTGGCGCTGCAGTGCATAGTCCAACTTACTTTTATTCAATGACAGACGTTTACAGCGATAGCATTACAGCGACCTATTCCTATTTTGAAACTCCAGATTCAACCGGTTATTATCCAAATGGACGCACACTTACCTATTCGTCGCCGGAAGGACTGTTTGAATATAGTTTATCAACTCCTTTTAGAGCCATTGCAAGTATTGGATTTTTAATAAATAAGCGCGGACTTATTAGTGCCGATTACGAATATGTAAATTATTCACAAGCACGATTAAATTCTGATAATGATGAGTTTAGAGATGCTAATAAAAGTATTCAAACGGAATATACTTCAGCTTCAAACATTCGAGTTGGAACAGAATGGCGCTTCGAGCCTTTTAGTATTCGAGCTGGATATTCATTTTATGGAAGTCCTTATAAAAACAAAATAAACAACGGCAGCAGAAGCACCTATTCAGTAGGCTTTGGATACAAGCTTGAAGTATTTTACTTGGATGTAGCCTATCAACTTACACAAAGTAAAGAAAAGTATTACATGTACGATGCAGGCTTTGTAAATGAAAGCAGCAATAAAATTCAATCCGGTGCTTTACTTACGACTATCGGTTTTAAATTTTAGCAATTAAGCCACTAAACTTCTACCTGCAGGATATTTCCCGTTGATTAGCCGTTTTACTTTATCAGGATTTGCAATATACCATTCAAATTCGGCTCTGAAATGACGGATAGCACTTGCGATTGGCCAAGCAGCTGCGTCGCCAAGAGGACAAATTGTATTTCCTTCAATTTTTTTAGCCACATCGACTAATAAATCAATATCGCTCATTTTACCATGACCATGTATAATTCGGTGTAGTACTTTTTCGAGCCAACCTGTTCCTTCGCGACATGGACTGCATTGTCCACAGCTTTCGTGGTGGTAGAAGCGTGCAAACGTATATAATCCATGCGGTATTGAAGCATCTTCATCGTAAACAATAAAACCTCCTGAACCAAGCATTGAACCGCTTACAAATCCTCCATCACTTAATGATTCGTAACTCATTAATCGAGGTTCACCATTAGCTGTTTTTAATATCAACTCGGTTGGCAAAATAGGAACTGAAGAACCTCCCGGAACGCAAGCCTTCATTTTTTTTCCATTGGGAATTCCACCGCAATACTCATCACTGAAAATGAACTCCTCAACCGGCAACCCTAATTCAATTTCATACACTCCTCGCTTATTAATATTTCCGCTGGCAGAAATTAATTTTGTACCTGTACTTCGTCCTATACCAATTTTGGCATACTCGTCGCCACCCATTTTAAGAATTGGCACTACAGAAGCAATTGTTTCGACATTATTAACTACGGTTGGGCTTGCATATAAACCTGCAATAGCTGGAAATGGAGGTTTCATTCGAGGATTACCTCGCTTACCTTCAAGCGATTCGAGCAAGGCAGTTTCTTCTCCACAAATGTATGCACCAGCGCCAATGTGGACATATAAGTCAAGAGAATAATCAGACCCTAATATATTTTTTCCTAACCACCCTGCTGCATAAGCCTCTTCAATAGCACGCTCTAGCACGCGCATTACATAGTAATATTCACCTCGAATGTAAATGAAAGAAGTATTAGCACCCAAAGCATAACTTGAAGCAATCATCCCTTCAATAAAAAGGTGAGGATGTTTTTCCATGAGGTAGCGATCCTTAAAAGTCCCAGGTTCACTTTCGTCTGCATTACAAACCAAGTATCTGGGTTTGCTCGACTTTCGATCTAGAAAGCTCCATTTCATGCCTGCAGGAAATCCCGCACCACCTCTACCTCGTAAACCCGACTTTTTAACTTCTTCCATTACCTCATCAGGGGTCATGGTTTTGATAGCCTTTTCAACGGTTGAATAACCACCCAATGAACGGTACACTTCAAGTGTTTCAATACCTTTAACACCATCGTGTTCTAACAATAATTTTCTTCCCATTCTTCTATGTATTCGAAAATAATTTTCTTTAGTGTTATTAAATTTCTATCCCAAAGCCCTTTGTATAGGCACTTCGTTGATTTAGTGTTCGCAATTTTTCAACTAAATTATCCGCCTTCTCGGAAGTTAAGTTTTCGAAAAAATCGGCACCGCATTGCAGCATTGGTGCTGTACCACATGAACCCAGGCATTCTACAGTTTTTAATGTGAACATCCCATCCGGAGTGGTTTCTCCAACTTTAATTTTAAGTTTCTTTTCTAAGTGTTCTACTAACTCATCGGCACCGCGCAACCAACAAGGGGCAGTTCTACAAACTTCAAGCAAACACTTACCGACCGGCTTCAAGTTAAACATGCTGTAAAAAGAGGCAACCTCATACACTTCAATTGGTAGTATTCCTAATATACCTGCAACATAATCCATAGTAGCAGGGCTTAGCCATCCGTCAAATTCAGCTTGAGCTAAATGCAACAAAGGAATGAGTGCTGATTTTTTTCGATCGGACGGATAGCGTGCTATAATTTTATCCGCTACTGCTTGAGTTTGTTCAGAGAATTTTATGCTGTTCATGTTTCAAAGTTCTTAATTAAGCATCGAGTTCGCCTGCAATAACATTCATACTACTCATAGTTAGAATGGCATCGCTAAGCATAGCTCCTTTAATCATTTCGGGATAAGCCTGATAGTATATAAAACAAGGTCTTCTGAAGTGCAAACGATAAGGTGTTCGTCCTCCATCACTGATTAAATAAAAACCTAATTCCCCATTACCACCTTCAACACAATGATAAACTTCACCAGCCGGAATGGCAGTTTCGCCCATCACAATTTTG from Bacteroidota bacterium carries:
- a CDS encoding proline--tRNA ligase, producing MSKEFSTRKENYSQWYNELVVKADLAENSAVRGCMVIKPYGFSIWEKMQAALDKMFKDTGHQNAYFPLFIPKSFFSKEASHVEGFAKECAVVTHYRLKNGENGEIVVDETAKLEEELIIRPTSETIIWNTYRGWIQSYRDLPLLINQWANVVRWEMRTRLFLRTAEFLWQEGHTAHATAEEALVETRQMLDIYADFAEEWMAIPVIKGIKTENERFAGALETFCIEALMQDGKALQAGTSHFLGQNFAKAFDVKFTGKDGKLDYVWATSWGVSTRLMGALIMCHSDDQGLVLPPKLAPTQVVIVPIYKGDEQLAQISEVALKIKKELEARNIRVKYDDRDTQRPGWKFAEYEFKGVPIRIALGARDLENGTVEVARRDTKEKETLQQADLVNKLEHLLTQIQSNLYQKALDYRDSMISYVSTYEEFKEVIDSKGGFVFAHWDGTIETELKIKEETKATIRCIPLNNPLEEGICVYSGKPSKQRVLFAKAY
- the nuoF gene encoding NADH-quinone oxidoreductase subunit NuoF, with the protein product MGRKLLLEHDGVKGIETLEVYRSLGGYSTVEKAIKTMTPDEVMEEVKKSGLRGRGGAGFPAGMKWSFLDRKSSKPRYLVCNADESEPGTFKDRYLMEKHPHLFIEGMIASSYALGANTSFIYIRGEYYYVMRVLERAIEEAYAAGWLGKNILGSDYSLDLYVHIGAGAYICGEETALLESLEGKRGNPRMKPPFPAIAGLYASPTVVNNVETIASVVPILKMGGDEYAKIGIGRSTGTKLISASGNINKRGVYEIELGLPVEEFIFSDEYCGGIPNGKKMKACVPGGSSVPILPTELILKTANGEPRLMSYESLSDGGFVSGSMLGSGGFIVYDEDASIPHGLYTFARFYHHESCGQCSPCREGTGWLEKVLHRIIHGHGKMSDIDLLVDVAKKIEGNTICPLGDAAAWPIASAIRHFRAEFEWYIANPDKVKRLINGKYPAGRSLVA
- a CDS encoding NAD(P)H-dependent oxidoreductase subunit E, with amino-acid sequence MNSIKFSEQTQAVADKIIARYPSDRKKSALIPLLHLAQAEFDGWLSPATMDYVAGILGILPIEVYEVASFYSMFNLKPVGKCLLEVCRTAPCWLRGADELVEHLEKKLKIKVGETTPDGMFTLKTVECLGSCGTAPMLQCGADFFENLTSEKADNLVEKLRTLNQRSAYTKGFGIEI